A window from Malassezia japonica chromosome 1, complete sequence encodes these proteins:
- the AUR1 gene encoding Phosphatidylinositol:ceramide phosphoinositol transferase (IPC synthase) (COG:S; EggNog:ENOG503NUF8; TransMembrane:6 (i40-57o69-98i110-126o146-167i174-193o288-318i)) produces the protein MIQQLLTAVLASVSRLTFSTSPADNLRKLREYRMTRGERFKYGAMFVIALFSVIVIREPPFPYKLLPPILYTLALLFPISSQFILPASPILLWLLLFYSCRFIPASTRPHIWVSVLPTLETIWYGANISDILTRFGHPALDILAWIPYGVVHFAAPFVVAAFIFVYAPVGSVKVFGNAFGFTNLIGVLIQIAFPCAPPWYELREGLTPANYGMRGSPAGLARIDALFKGHGYTLTFTGAPVVFGAFPSLHAACATCESLFLSYFFPGQVRIGRFAIDKRVFYWGYSFWLYWCTMYLMHHYLIDLVAGGCLATVCFYVFRTEEVRDAMEQRVAVMERTESSNPDTVAMGTLQNDTWKSVSGAEAPHASHDEESGARPAIFTLDESEETASRAPSRSRTPHLLHADVAASNTSRAAAGQAIARPASSTSNRIESAP, from the coding sequence ATGATCCAACAGCTCTTGACCGCGGTACTGGCCTCCGTCTCGCGGCTGACGTTTAGTACGTCGCCGGCGGATAACTTGCGCAAATTGCGCGAGTACCGCATGACACGAGGTGAGCGGTTCAAGTACGGCGCGATGTTTGTGATTGCGCTTTTTTCGGTGATCGTCATTCGCGAGCCGCCCTTTCCTTATAAACTCCTGCCGCCCATTCTCTATacgctggcgctgctcttCCCCATCTCATCGCAGTTCATCCTTCCAGCATCACCCATCCTTTTGTGGCTTCTTCTTTTCTATTCGTGCCGCTTTATCCCCGCCAGCACGCGCCCGCACATTTGGGTCTCGGTCCTCccgacgctcgagacgATCTGGTACGGCGCAAATATCTCGGACATCCTCACGCGCTTTGGACACCCCGCACTTGATATCCTCGCGTGGATCCCGTACGGTGTCGTGCACTTTGCAGCGCCTTTTGTCGTCGCCGCCTTCATCTTTGTCTACGCCCCGGTCGGCAGTGTCAAGGTGTTTGGCAACGCGTTCGGCTTTACGAACCTGATCGGTGTGCTAATTCAGATCGCATTCccgtgtgcgccgccctggtacgagctgcgcgagggtCTTACGCCGGCCAACTACGGCATGCGCGGATCGCCGGCTGGTCTGGCACGCATCGACGCTTTGTTCAAAGGACACGGGTACACGCTCACGTTCACCGGCGCCCCGGTCGTCTTTGGCGCATTCCCGTCGCTGCAcgcggcatgcgcgacgtgcgagTCGCTCTTCCTTTCGTACTTTTTCCCCGGCCAGGTCCGCATCGGCCGCTTTGCGATCGACAAGCGCGTCTTTTACTGGGGCTACAGCTTCTGGCTGTACTGGTGCACCATGTACCTGATGCACCACTACCTCATCGACCTGGTCGCGGGCGGCTGCCTTGCGACCGTGTGCTTCTACGTATTCCGCACTGAGGaagtgcgcgacgcgatggAACAGCGTGTCGCCGTCATGGAGCGCACCGAATCCAGTAACCCCGACACGGTGGCGATGGGCACGCTCCAAAATGATACGTGGAAGTCGGTAtcgggcgccgaggcgcctcACGCAAGccacgacgaggagagcggcgcgcggccggccaTCTTTACACTCGACGAAAGCGAAGAgaccgcgtcgcgtgccCCCAGCCGCTCTCGCACGCCACACCTCCTCCACGCCGACGTTGCTGCGTCCAATACTtcgcgcgctgccgcgggCCAAGCCATTGCACGGCCCGCCAGCAGCACGTCGAATCGCATCGAGTCGGCGCCGTAG
- a CDS encoding uncharacterized protein (EggNog:ENOG503Q2XU) → MAKPRNLAPLRSLSAAAGQCKSQAQAYGQCMLANYQNIERDACATEFAAFQRCVQTTMKRRA, encoded by the exons ATGGCCAAGCCACGCAACTTGGCGCCGCTCCGGTCGCTCTCCGCGGCAGCGGGCCAGTGCAAGAGCCAGGCACAGGCGTATGGACAGTGCATGCTTGCAAACTACCAGAATATTGAGAGGGATGCGTGCGCGACCGAGTTTGCCGCGTTCCAGCGATGTGTGCAGACGACG ATGAAGCGGCGTGCGTAG
- the IML1 gene encoding vacuolar membrane-associated protein iml1 (EggNog:ENOG503NX2D; COG:T; BUSCO:EOG092604I8) — translation MRRRGAPTASGGASRSRDTSADAMVGHDGVYSREITLWTHQPPNFSTHSFVLNPAYALPQVSDAELLVLTDAAGWASLCGDRGRVQRALVFTPAQALADVDVISRQQQLQLSIAKNIAGLYGFANRTDVVLGRTSRAAHTIDHVELYFKDQYIGRSDMWRLSTSLQDQCVYVGQKIQMPAGMRATIGRLYIDGKRALSGYVAPSTKAVFRSESAKYDILIQMSKEMWEFDEGGEIYYEKVLQGFLPALLSKWDAIGTNHIVSVVLFTRVLYAKDERDRLEGLPVQQTCTGQLYVDYYKVIVDLESNTHWPTVMRVLKEEFFRFQHDILLLPRRAASGQVAPPAPADGMRVDAAAIGGRVLLGEFAHAHEGNVLEAVNLALNPFDKHYIDRDLTRTGFELVLITAGTGHFQVDKALLRTTTQRMAEIGISVDLVCLAQMPLHTAPIFYFRSAPPLDRRNSRTGKPTLERSPTDTDTPLYSDSNDTDDTRTYYFMPYWINCSFYNQEQDKSFRADRFVSRCKMDGLRMIELIGSGHQDLSIPYLDLSGDAHASPSAAQRRSARERFDANVFRGVGKAAAPLSSPGPVPGPSAAMHIGLPAKSTRQRDATSPGRTAAVAIEAARRVATPLALAPAITANRAGSRARSDIRYTPGTRAPSIASHASFSTLLEDPGKAPPLVAETVTELVAVPAGEARARPKPASFLRSVLGRWGLAALAASRAGDLAHTSAKNASALISEALAHRTAEEASDALLLVHPASESVQIAEAAPVLLPLEEEAAAQPLVNPSNPRATTLHAPDSLLLRWQHVFLERTNHHAVKWWSMTSPACLPLTTQHLPTDAELQTGWEEYPYSISVYSDAASFLLKRGTSTSPALAMLREMCAQRLSQGFQFVEHQVLRPGYYAGRESRYYALQHPAELLRPGNFSTGDPIYLSTTTQIHCIAYNRQAGMIHVKRYLKKTPYSTEPVSYKCCIWPRYLSGYHAHHAHFAYPDPHAYNWTYLDSLIAGYEESLTDSLRFWRARFVLVPSEGSPPAMTAPSGEKLSDEEVRLLGTDRLAELFARAEYHPPHAARPERNAVLRFLPTTLDPSSSMLDTQFIDGLRAVADELSRRRTTEPRRRCDAHSRSLATLAAELRQSAKELKIHDRLWDRVLYPDTFTGTDLVNYLCRAYSDVRARDDAVLLGRQLLDEGYIEHVRHVHGFLDGHYFYRLAQKSDEGVEWAPPKTHTSPRRARTRDRLQLSRSLLIDLDPGKKSDRAEIAVLHHDWAHNAENGFNFQIHWLGTTARLIEDIVQTWTRTVERYGLRLVEAPIGQIKDVSQQNPFQAPLPIALALAPPARDEYAHLVQDARLAHSETDISPPRNDMEYWLFRHVLADYAAHIDQLFEFALLRHFGFVLDQEAASRYPPNMELLCSSRPTQFEYSQFVHRSGIAFAQVRGGADGFLWLNNRLLSSHLPSVKNMQGKSLAPPPDADELRRTFQRFCEDKAALETFYQSVWDALDRLTGVA, via the exons ATGCGACGGCGTGgggcgccgacggcgtcgggcggcgcgtcgcggagcCGCGACACGTCGGCGGACGCGATGGTGGGTCATGATGGGGTCTACTCGCGCGAAATCACCCTGTGGACGCACCAGCCGCCGAATTTCTCGACGCATAGCTTTGTCCTGAATCCGGCGTACGCGCTGCCGCAGGTGTCGGATGCGGAGCTCCTTGTGCTGACCGACGCAGCAGGGTGGGCATCGCTGTGTGGGGACCGGGGgcgtgtgcagcgcgcgctcgtgtttaccccggcgcaggcgctggcggaCGTCGACGTGATTTcgcggcagcagcagctccagcTGAGCATTGCCAAGAACATTGCAGGGCTCTATGGCTTTGCGAATCGCACCGATGTCGTATTGGGGCGCAcatcgcgcgcggcgcacacgaTAGACCATGTCGAGCTCTACTTCAAGGACCAGTACATTGGGCGCTCGGACATGTGGCGCCTGAGCACCTCGCTCCAGGACCAGTGCGTCTACGTCGGCCAAAAGATCCAGATGCCGGCGGggatgcgcgcgacgatcgGGCGCCTGTATATCGACGggaagcgcgcgctctcTGGCTACGTCGCGCCCTCGACCAAGGCCGTGTTCCGCTCGGAGTCGGCCAAGTACGATATCCTGATCCAGATGAGCAAGGAAATGTGGGAGTTTGACGAGGGCGGCGAGATCTACTACGAAAAGGTGCTCCAGGGATTTCTTCCTGCGCTCTTGTCCAAGTGGGACGCGATCGGGACGAACCACATCGTATCGGTCGTGCTTTTTACTCGCGTGCTCTACGCCAAGGACGAAcgcgaccgcctcgagggGCTGCCAGTCCAGCAGACGTGCACGGGGCAGCTGTACGTCGACTACTACAAGGTGATTGTCGACCTCGAGTCCAATACACACTGGCCGACTGTGATGCGCGTGCTCAAGGAGGAGTTCTTCCGCTTCCAGCACGATATCCTCCTGctgccacgccgcgccgcgtcggggcaggtggcgccgccggcgccggccgacggtATGCGTGTCGATGCGGCAGCAATCGGAGGGcgcgtgctcctcggcgagttTGCACACGCCCACGAGGGcaacgtgctcgaggcggtgaaCCTGGCGCTCAACCCGTTCGATAAGCACTATATCGACCGCGATCTGACGCGCACCGGCTTCGAACTCGTGCTGATCACCGCCGGAACAGGTCACTTTCAGGTGGACAAGGCGCTCTTGCGCACCACGACCCAGCGCATGGCCGAGATCGGGATCTCGGTCGACCTCGTGTGCCTCGCACAGATGCCGCTGCACACCGCACCGATCTTCTACTTTCGGTCCGCACCCCCGCTCGACCGCCGGAATTCGCGCACGGGCAAGCCGACGCTGGAGCGCTCGCCGACAGACACAGACACACCGCTCTACTCGGACTCGAACGACACGGACGATACACGGACCTACTACTTTATGCCGTACTGGATCAACTGCTCCTTCTACAACCAGGAACAGGACAAGTCCTTCCGTGCGGATCGCTTCGTGTCGCGCTGCAAAATGGACGGCCTGCGCATGATCGAGCTCATTGGATCGGGGCACCAGGACCTCTCGATTCCGTACCTCGACCTGTCGGGCGACGCACACGcctcgcccagcgccgcgcagcgccgctcggcacgcgagcgcttcgacgCCAACGTCTTTCGGGGCGTCGgcaaggccgccgcgcctctCTCCTCGCCAGGGCCCGTGCCGgggccaagcgccgcgatgcATATCGGCCTGCCGGCCAAGTCAacgcgccagcgcgacgccacgtcgcccggcc gcacggccgccgtcgccatcgaggcggcgcgccgcgtcgccacgccgctcgcgctcgcgcccgcCATCACCG CGAACCGTGCGGGGTCGCGGGCGCGATCGGATATACGATATACCCCCGggacgcgtgcgccgtcgaTTGCGTCGCACGCGTCCTTCTCTACGCTCCTCGAAGATCCCGGaaaggcgccgccgctcgtcgcagAGACCGTGACCGAGCTTGTGGCCGTGCCggcgggcgaggcgcgtgcgcgccccAAGCCCGCCTCGTTCCTGCGCAGTGTCCTGGGCCGCTGGGGCTTGGCGGCTCTCGCTGCATCGCGCGCTGGCGACTTGGCGCATACGAGCGCCAAGAACGCCTCGGCACTAATTTCtgaggcgcttgcgcaccgcACCGCAGAAgaggcgagcgacgcgctgctgctcgtgcaCCCCGCCAGCGAGTCGGTGCAGATTGCCGAGGCTGCGCCGGTGCTTCTTCCGCTGGAAgaagaggcggcggcgcagccgctcgTGAACCCCTCGAATCCGCGCGCAACGACATTACACGCACCGGATTCGCTCTTGCTGCGCTGGCAGCATGTGTTCTTGGAGCGCACGAACCACCACGCAGTCAAGTGGTGGTCGATGACGTCGCCTGCGTGCCTGCCACTCACGACGCAGCACCTgccgaccgacgccgagctgcagacgGGCTGGGAAGAGTACCCCTACTCGATTTCGGTGtactcggacgcggcgtcgtTCCTGCTCAagcgcggcacgtcgacctcgccCGCACTTgcgatgctgcgcgagatgtgcgcgcagcgcctctcGCAAGGCTTCCAGTTTGTCGAGCACCAGGTGCTGCGCCCAGGCTACTACGCCGGGCGCGAGTCGCGGTACTACGCCCTGCAGCACCCCGCAGAGCTGCTGCGTCCAGGCAACTTTTCGACAGGCGACCCCATCTACCTGAGCACCACGACGCAGATCCACTGCATTGCGTACAACCGCCAAGCCGGCATGATCCACGTGAAGCGCTACCTCAAAAAGACGCCGTACTCGACCGAGCCCGTGTCGTACAAGTGCTGCATCTGGCCGCGCTACCTCTCGGGATACCACGCGCACCACGCGCACTTTGCCTACCCCGATCCCCACGCGTACAACTGGACGTACCTCGACTCGCTCATTGCGGGCTACGAAGAGTCACTTACCGACTCGCTGCGTTtctggcgcgcacgcttcgTGCTGGTCCCCAGCGAAGGCTCGCCCCCGGCTATgactgcgccgagcggcgagaaactcagcgacgaggaggtgCGGCTGCTTGGCACCGAccgtctcgccgagctctttgcgcgtgccgagtaccatccgccgcacgccgcacgcccGGAGCGCAACGCGGTCCTACGCTTCCTCCCCACGACACTCGACCccagctcgtcgatgcTCGACACGCAGTTTATCGACGGACTACGCGCCGTTGCGGACGAGCtatcgcggcggcgcaccactgagccacgccgccggtgcgATGCACACTCGCGCTCTcttgcgacgctcgcggccgagctgcggcagAGTGCCAAGGAGCTCAAGATCCACGACCGCCTCTGGGACCGCGTGCTGTATCCCGATACCTTTACCGGCACGGACCTCGTCAACTATCTGTGCCGTGCGTACAgcgacgtgcgtgcgcgtgatgacgcggtgctgctgggccgccagctcctcgacgagggctACATTGAGCATGTGCGCCACGTCCACGGCTTCTTGGACGGCCACTACTTTtaccgcctcgcgcaaaagagcgacgagggcgtCGAGTGGGCACCGCCCAAGACGCacacgtcgccgcggcgcgcccgcacgcgcgaccgcctgcAGCTCAGCCGCTCGCTCCTGATCGACCTCGATCCAGGGAAAAAGAGCGACCGTGCAGAGATTGCTGTGCTGCACCACGACTGGGCGCACAATGCCGAAAATGGTTTCAACTTCCAAATCCACTGGCTCggcacgacggcgcggctcATTGAAGATATCGTGCAGACGTGGACGCGTACGGTCGAGCGCTACGGTCTgcgccttgtcgaggcgccgatcGGGCAGATCAAGGACGTGAGCCAACAAAATCCGTtccaggcgccgctgccgatcgcacttgcgctcgcgccgccggcgcgcgacgagtaCGCCCACCTCGTGCAGGAtgcgcgcctggcgcacaGCGAGACGGACATTTCTCCGCCGCGCAACGACATGGAGTACTGGCTCTTTCGCCATGTCCTCGCGGACTACGCGGCGCATATCGACCAGCTCTTTGAAtttgcgctcctgcgccacTTTGGGTTCGTGCTGGACCAGGAGGCTGCGTCGCGATACCCACCGAACATGGAGCTGCTatgctcgtcgcgcccgacgcaGTTTGAGTACTCGCAGTTTGTGCACCGCTCCGGCATTGCGTTTGCGCAGGTGCGGGGGGGCGCCGATGGGTTCCTCTGGCTCAACAACCGGCTCCTGTCGTCGCACCTGCCGTCGGTAAAGAACATGCAAGGCaagtcgctcgcgccgcctccggacgcggacgagctgcgccgcaccttCCAGCGGTTCTGCGAGGAcaaagcggcgctcgagacgtTCTACCAGTCGGTGTGGGATGCACTCGACCGGCTTACCGGTGTGGCATAG
- the SEC23 gene encoding GTPase-activating protein S23 (EggNog:ENOG503NU95; COG:U) → MNVDEVEDRDGVRLSWNVWPSTKIEATRTVVPIAALYTPLKERADLPPVLYEPVTCKPPCRAVLNPYCQVDVRGKLWICPFCLSRNPFPPHYKDISNTNLPAELLPKYTTIEYTLSRMSQIPPIFLYVVDTCMDADDLKALCEALVVSLSLLPPHALVGLVTFGTVVQVHELGYENCPKSFVFRGSKDYTPKSIQDMLGLTPNARPAPNAPGGPSQPRAAPGGQIGATRFLLPVSQCEYQLTAILEQLQRDPWPVANDKRAQRCTGAALSVAVGLLESTFQNSGARVMLFSGGPCTEGPGQVVSTQLRERIRSHHDIEKDNVPFYKRASRFYENLAKRAANNGHAIDVFSGCLDQVGLLEMRALSNVTNGNLLLVDSFQMGIFKQSFNKIFDKDENGNLQMGFNATLDVQCTKELKVSGLIGHAISAQKKSACVGETEIGIGGTSAWRLCSLTPRTSEAVYFEVATPAGQPLQPGSRGLIQFVTHYQHASGQFRLRVTTIARNFSDADSGQIALSFDQEAAAVLMARIAVFKAEIDDSPDVLRWLDRMLIRLCQKFAEYRKDDPTSFRLGENFNIYPQFMFHLRRSQFLQVFNNSPDETAYYRHVLNAEDVNSSLIMIQPTLMSYGFEGPPQPVLLDSMSIRPDVILLLDTFFHLLIFHGETIAQWRKAGYQDQEGYENFREILDSPQVDAQDLLVERFPIPRYIVCDQNGSQARFLLSKLNPSTTHMTGGAYGATSGAAIFTDDVSLQVFMEHLKRLAVGANSG, encoded by the exons ATGA ACGTGGACGAGGTTGAAGACCGGGATGGCGTGCGCCTCTCGTGGAATGTGTGGCCCTCGACCAAGAtcgaggcgacgcgcaccgtcgtgccgatcgcggcgctgtACACGCCGCTGAAGGAACGCGCGGATCTTCCGCCGGTGTTGTACGAGCCGGTGACGTGTAAGCCGCCGTGTCGTGCGGTGCTGAACCCCTACTG TCAAGTGGATGTGCGTGGCAAGCTGTGGATCTGCCCGTTTTGCCTGTCGCGCAACCCGTTTCCGCCGCACTACAAGGACATTAGCAACACCAACCTCCCTGCGGAGCTGCTGCCCAAGTACACCACGATCGAGTACACGCTCAGCCGCATGTCGCAGATCCCGCCGATTTTCCTCTACGTCGTCGACACGTGCATGGACGCGGACGACCTCAAGGCGCTctgcgaggcgctcgtggtGAGCCTGAGCCTCttgccgccgcacgcgctcgtcggcctggTGACCTTTGGCACGGTGGTGCaggtgcacgagctcggctATGAAAACTGCCCCAAGAGCTTTGTGTTCCGCGGCTCGAAGGACTACACCCCGAAAAGCATCCAGGACATGCTCGGCCTGACGCCAAAtgcgcgccctgcgccgaaTGCTCCGGGCGGGCCGAGCCagccgcgtgcggcgcccggcgggcagatcggcgcgacgcgcttcttGCTGCCGGTGTCGCAGTGCGAGTACCAGCTCACGGcgatcctcgagcagctgcagcgcgacccGTGGCCGGTCGCGAACGAcaagcgtgcgcagcgctgcACCGGTGCAGCGCTCTCGGTGGCGGTGGGCCTCCTGGAGAGCACGTTCCAGAACTCGGGCGCGCGTGTGATGCTCTTTAGCGGCGGTCCCTGCACGGAAGGGCCCGGCCAGGTGGTGagcacgcagctgcgcgagcgtaTCCGCTCGCACCACGACATTGAAAAAGACAATGTGCCCTTCTACAAGCGTGCCAGCCGCTTCTACGAGAacctcgccaagcgcgcggcgaaCAATGGCCACGCTATCGACGTCTTCTCGGGCTGTTTGGACCAGGTCGGTCTGCTCGAGATGCGTGCGCTGAGCAATGTGACCAACGGCAacctgctgctcgtcgactcGTTCCAGATGGGCATCTTCAAGCAGTCCTTTAACAAGATCTTTGACAAGGACGAGAACGGCAATTTGCAGATGGGCTTcaacgcgacgctcgacgtgcagtGCACCAAGGAGCTCAAGGTTTCGGGCCTGATTGGCCACGCGATCTCCGCGCAGAAGAagtcggcgtgcgtcggcgagacAGAGATTggcatcggcggcacgtCCGCATGGCGCCTGTGCTCGctgacgccgcgcacgagcgaggcggtctACTTTGAAGTCGCCACGCCGGCCGGCCAGCCACTGCAGCCCGGCTCGCGGGGACTGATCCAGTTCGTGACGCACTACCAGCACGCCTCGGGCCAGTTCCGCCTGCGCGTCACGACGATCGCGCGCAACTTTTCCGACGCAGATTCCGGCCAGATCGCCCTGTCCTTCGACCAggaggccgccgcggtgcTCATGGCGCGTATCGCCGTGTTCAAGGCCGAGATCGACGACTCGCCGGACGTGCTGCGCTGGCTCGACCGCATGCTCATCCGCCTCTGCCAAAAGTTCGCCGAGTACCGCAAGGACGACCCTACGAGCTTCCGCCTGGGCGAGAACTTCAATATCTATCCCCAGTTCATGTTccacctgcgccgctcgcagtTCCTCCAGGTGTTTAACAACTCGCCGGACGAGACGGCGTACTACCGCCATGTGCTCAACGCAGAGGACGTGAACAGCTCGCTGATCATGATCCAGCCGACGCTCATGTCGTACGGCTTCGAGGGGCCACCGCAGCCGGTGCTCCTCGACTCGATGTCGATCCGCCCAGACGTCATTTTGCTGCTCGACACCTTCTTCCACCTGCTCATCTTCCACGGCGAGACGATCGCGCAGTGGCGCAAGGCGGGCTACCAGGACCAGGAAGGCTACGAAAACTTCCGCGAGATCCTCGACTCGCCCCAGGTCGATGCACAGGACCTGCTCGTGGAGCGCTTCCCGATTCCGCGGTACATTGTCTGCGACCAAAACGGCTCGCAGGCGCGTTTCCTGCTCTCCAAGCTCAACCCGTCGACGACGCACATGACCGGTGGTGCGTACGGTGcaacgagcggcgcggcgatctTTACCGACGACGTCAGCCTCCAGGTGTTCATGGAGCACctcaagcgcctcgccgtaGGCGCCAACAGCGGATAA
- a CDS encoding uncharacterized protein (COG:S; EggNog:ENOG503NU1Z), translating to MQAASAAQLFQSDTSLAIGRERAAKAERTARGGEYGYPIWIGTHSSPLPGNTAASPDAPPPDVRALATKAAGADGGLAKAITAHLASPGDRCIWTAESGRLARATDIESGECVQQLRGHTAPVSALASLQVGERLLMFTASWDKSIRVWAAGTEKRPVPLVVVPDAASDFIKALHVDAAHACLVSGGSDKVVRVWDVAPLRAWAEQQTADSWASPRGCPAPRVVDTVRAHTRPVLSLASLPPAPVDAPAADDVPTECTIFSGDSMGRILQITIAWREGREGQCEIVRELDGPETGVLHISPLWRMDDDDTQYTAEVWTTSADKSVRRFPLSARARRGVAPGRVSHAGAAHGKLSSLRADVVLPLRDAAKAVLPLSQLGSAYSDLLLVGHDDGDVDVWRVSTPPELVRVLDGHWHEVTFLDAWRRADNTLWILSASLDGTIRRWPLAEVLHPPAPSSAPVPSLLTAEEEAELAELMDE from the coding sequence ATGCAagccgcgagcgccgcgcagctcttCCAGTCGGATACTTCGCTAGCGAtcgggcgcgagcgcgccgccaaggccgagcgtaccgcgcgcggcggcgagtaCGGCTATCCCATTTGGATTGGCACGCACAGCAGCCCTCTGCCGGGCAACACGGCCGCGAGTCCGGATGCTCCTCCCCCCGACGTGCGTGCACTCGCGACCaaggcggccggcgccgacggcggcctTGCCAAGGCGATCACGGCACACCTCGCGTCGCCTGGCGATCGGTGCATATGGACGGCCGAGAGcgggcgtctcgcgcgTGCGACCGACATTGAGTCGGGCGAGTGTGTCCAGCAGCTGCGTGGGCACACGGCGCCCGTGTCTGCgcttgcgtcgctgcaggtcggcgagcgcctcctcATGTTTACTGCATCCTGGGACAAGAGTATCCGTGTGTGGGCCGCCGGCACCGAGAAGCGACCTGTGCCCCTGGTCGTGGTGCCAgacgcggcgagcgactTTATCAAGGCActgcacgtcgacgccgcgcacgcgtgcCTAGTGAGCGGCGGAAGCGACAAGGTCGTGCGTGTGTGGGAcgttgcgccgctgcgtgcgtggGCCGAGCAGCAGACGGCCGACAGCTgggcgtcgccgcgcggctGTCCTGCGCCCCGTGTCGTGGAcacggtgcgtgcgcacacGCGCCCCGTGCTGAGCCTTGCGTCGCTCCCCCCCGCCCCTgtcgacgcgcctgcggcggATGACGTGCCGACCGAGTGCACGATTTTCTCCGGCGACTCGATGGGTCGCATCCTGCAGATCACGATTGCCTGGCGCGAGGGGCGCGAGGGGCAGTGCGAGATTGTGCGTGAGCTCGATGGCCCCGAGACGGGCGTGCTGCACATTTCCCCGTTGTGGCGtatggacgacgacgataCCCAGTACACGGCCGAGGTGTGGACGACGTCGGCGGACAAGAGTGTGCGGCGCTTCCCCCTctctgcgcgcgcgcgccgcggcgtagCGCCCGGGCGTGTGTCGCATGCTGGTGCGGCACATGGCAAGCTGTCCTCGCTGCGTGCAGACGTTGTCCTTCcgctgcgcgatgcggccAAGGCCGTGTTGCCGCTGAGCCAGCTGGGAAGCGCCTATAGTGATCTTCTCCTGGTCGGCCACGACGATGGGGACGTGGATGTGTGGCGCGTGTCGACCCCTCCGGAGCTTGTGCGTGTGCTCGATGGGCACTGGCACGAAGTTACGTTTCTGGACGCGTGGCGGCGAGCCGACAACACGCTGTGGATCCtctcggcgtcgctcgacgggACGATCCGGCGGTGGCCgcttgccgaggtgctgcacCCCCCCGCGCCCTCGTCTGCGCCTGTGCCGAGTCTGCTGACGGCCGAGGAAGAAGCCGAGCTAGCCGAGTTAATGGACGAGTAA
- a CDS encoding uncharacterized protein (EggNog:ENOG503PGUJ; COG:S) encodes MGHRGTPQRALMAFHHILSSKKISTMHAWAQELHLQGILKTGYPGVALLVDRAPNSPGNVAEYVRRVKRLPWQTCELRLLEPVACPAMLESLHAAVHGPAQTSRMSRRSGLVELDTLKTITPLLRDADERHAKAHAATPCGDAWEPFYRRAMRP; translated from the coding sequence aTGGGCCATCGAGGGACCCCTCAGCGCGCGCTGATGGCCTTTCATCATATCCTATCCTCGAAAAAGATCAGTACAATGCATGCATGGGCCCAGGAGCTCCATCTGCAAGGTATATTAAAGACTGGCTACCCTGGCGTCGCGCTCTTGGTCGACCGCGCGCCGAATTCCCCCGGCAACGTCGCCGAGTATGTCCGCCGCGTCAAGCGCCTGCCGTGGCAGACGTGTGAGCTGCGTCTCCTCGAACCTGTTGCGTGTCCTGCTATGCTCGAGAGTCTACatgcggccgtgcacggccCCGCCCAGACCTCGCGCatgtcgcgccgctcgggaCTCGTGGAGCTCGATACGCTCAAGACCATCAcgccgctcctgcgcgacgcggacgagcgccatgCCAAGGCACatgccgcgacgccgtgcgGTGACGCGTGGGAGCCCTTTTaccgccgcgcgatgcgcccgtAA
- the PAM18 gene encoding mitochondrial import inner membrane translocase subunit TIM14 (COG:O; EggNog:ENOG503P48T; TransMembrane:1 (o48-66i)), translating into MLVARGVYKAAAVRAEVARAALPGVRTMSTSPFRPSSPQLLRATQPQAVATPIIIGCSLIGAGLAARMMMSPKSGASGKWVKGGFQAKMDRKEAVQILGLRESSVTRNRIKDSHRRMMIANHPDRGGSPYLASKINEAKDLLERNTSR; encoded by the exons ATGCTGGTCGCTCGTGGTGTGTACAAGGCagcggcggtgcgtgccgaggttgctcgcgccgctctgcCTGGTGTGCGTACAATGTCTACTTCGCCTTTTCGCCCGAGCAGCCCCCAGCTGctccgcgcgacgcagccgcAGGCTGTGGCGACGCCGATCATTATTGGCTGCTCGCTGATCGGAGC TGGTCTGGCGGCCCGTATGATGATGAGCCCCAAGTCGGGTGCCTCGGGCAAGTGGGTCAAGGGCGGATTCCAGGCCAAGATGGACCGCAAGGAGGCCGTCCAGATCCTCGGCttgcg CGAGTCGAGCGTCACGCGGAATCGTATTAAGGATTCGCACCGCCGTATGATGATTGCCAACCACCCGGATCGTGGCGGATCGCCGTACTTGGCGAGCA AAATCAacgaggccaaggacctCTTGGAACGCAACACGTCGCGTTGA